One stretch of Streptomyces sp. A2-16 DNA includes these proteins:
- a CDS encoding SDR family oxidoreductase, producing the protein MSGFDFPGKVMLVTGGAGGIGSALCRRFAEGGARCVVVDIDETRARKVAAELPGAGHTGVGCDLLDRARVERLFELVADTYGRLDVLVNNVGMTSAERFDERSVESIEREIALNLTSPLVATRIAIPLLKASGDARVVTTVSLGGIFPLGETPIYTASKFGLRGAMLAIGLDLRSKGILAGSVLPSATDTRMLRQEAVDGGNSMQFQDRPQQPADVVAAVVSLLDRPRLEAYPRPGESRLVRLAMLVPNLLPKVFPLFLKRGDRGMARYLEELRHRGLAQQVDGQWKLVEEA; encoded by the coding sequence GTGAGCGGGTTCGACTTCCCGGGCAAGGTCATGCTGGTGACGGGCGGTGCGGGCGGCATCGGCAGCGCTCTGTGCCGCCGGTTCGCCGAGGGCGGGGCCCGCTGTGTGGTCGTCGACATCGACGAGACCCGGGCCCGGAAGGTTGCCGCAGAGCTCCCGGGCGCCGGGCACACGGGTGTGGGCTGCGACCTCCTGGACCGAGCGCGGGTGGAGCGGCTGTTCGAGCTGGTCGCCGACACCTACGGCCGCCTCGACGTGCTGGTCAACAACGTGGGCATGACCAGCGCGGAACGCTTCGACGAGCGCAGTGTCGAGAGCATCGAGCGGGAGATCGCCCTCAACCTGACCTCGCCGCTGGTCGCCACCCGGATCGCGATCCCCTTGCTGAAGGCGTCCGGGGACGCCCGGGTGGTCACCACCGTCTCGCTCGGCGGGATCTTCCCGCTGGGCGAGACCCCGATCTACACGGCCTCGAAGTTCGGGCTGCGCGGCGCGATGCTCGCCATCGGCCTCGACCTGCGGAGCAAGGGGATCCTGGCCGGCTCGGTGCTGCCGTCGGCGACCGACACCCGGATGCTGCGGCAGGAGGCCGTGGACGGCGGCAACTCGATGCAGTTCCAGGACCGGCCCCAGCAGCCCGCCGATGTCGTCGCGGCCGTGGTGAGCCTGCTCGACCGGCCCCGCCTGGAGGCCTACCCGCGCCCCGGCGAGTCCCGCCTCGTGCGGCTCGCGATGCTCGTGCCGAACCTGCTGCCGAAGGTCTTCCCCCTGTTCCTGAAGCGCGGTGACCGCGGCATGGCCCGCTACCTCGAGGAGCTCCGGCACCGCGGACTGGCCCAACAGGTCGACGGACAATGGAAGTTGGTGGAGGAGGCATGA